The Photobacterium sanguinicancri genome includes the window TTTAGTACAAGCATCAGAACAAGCCGTTTTTGAAATCGAACGCTTTTGCCAGCAGCATGACATTGATGCTGAGTTGCGTGTCGATGGCACTTTATATACCTCAACAAATGCAGCACAACAAGGCGGAATGGATCCTGTGTTAGCGGCGCTTGACCGACATGAAATCAATAGTTGGCAGCAATGGCAGATAGATCGTGTTCAGCAAGACGCTGGGTCTCGTTTACCTTGTGAAGGCTATTATTCGCCTGCGGCAGCAAGTGTTCAACCGGCTAAGCTAGTGCGCGGCCTTAAACGTGTCGCTGAAAAAATGGGTGTCGTTGTTTATGAAAATACACCAATGGAAGATATTAATACCGATGTGCCTATTACGATAACAACACCAGAAGCTGATATTTACGCAGGGAAGGTTGTACTCGCCTTGAACGCATGGATGATGGAGAAGTTCCCAGAGTTTAAACGCAGTGTGGTATTGGTCTCTTCGGATATGGCAATCACAGATCCTATTCCAGAAAAACTCAATGCGATAGGCCTTTCAGATGGTAAAACCGTCGTTGATTCGCGCATATTTGTTCATTATTACCGAACAACACGAGATGGACGATTAATGTTAGGGAAGGGAGGCAACTACTTCTCGTTTGCCAATAAGATAAGCAAAGTATTTGATCAACCTAGCCAGTACACCAATATATTACGCCAGTCATTTAATCGTTTATTCCCATCGCTGTCACAACAAGGTTTTGCAGCCACTTGGACAGGGGCGTCAGATCGCTCGACCACAGGGTTACCTTTCTTTGGTAAGTTGAAACAGAACGCGAATATTTATTATGGTCTTGGGTATTCCGGTAATGGTGTTGCTCAAACATGGATCGGCGGAAAAATTCTGTCTTCTCTAGTACTAGGACAAGAGAATAAATGGAGCCAATGTGGACTGACTACTGGGCCTAAAGGGTATTTCCCACCTGAACCGATCCGCTGGATAGGTGCAATGATGGTACGTAATGCTATTCGCAGAAAAGAAGCGGCAGAAGATGAAAATAAAAAACCGTTTTGGTTTGATAAGCAACTCGCAAAGTTTGCGAATGCAGCAGGTAAATCGGATAAAGGTTAATTCTTGGGTAGGTTATATTATTCATTGCTAAATATTAACAACATGTCTATACCTAGGTGATTGAATTAGCTGGAGCCCTTAAATGTATATCGTTCATGTTATTGATTTTTATTTTGTGAATAGTGTGAAGTTGCGAGTTAAGTAGCGTTATTTGAATAAATGTTAATGTATGATCAATATCAGAAGTGATTATAAGGAAAATATGCACAGATATTAATTGAATTTATCAGTCTGTTTTCTATATTACCACTCACACTGCTGTTTTTTAAATGCACCTCAATGCTTATCTGATGGGCGGGGGAAGTGATTTTAGAGTAATGATTCTACTCTAAGTGTTTGTAATTTAAGTATGTTAAAATTAATAAAAGTTAATTTGAGTATCTTTCCTTCACAAGACAAACTAGCCTGCCTTAAACGACAGGAAGAGAAAAATGAATAATAATAACGTTACTAATATCAAAGAAATGCTAGAGGTTATTCGAGGTGTTGGGATTAAGCTTGATGATAACAACGTTGAAGAAGCGTTGGAAACCCTTGAGATGAAATCTTACTTGAAAAGTGTTCTTGATGTTGCAAAGGCCTGTGAGTTAGATGTTAGTACAGATAAAGTTAAAGTCGCAATAACTATAGTTGCTATTAACTACAAAAAGTGTGAAGGTCAGATTGAATCAAACTTACATAGCGTCATAGAATCGCCAAGCCACTCATTATTTTTAACAACCATAAAAATGACTCCTCAATTTCACCAGTTACTTAATATTACTGGGGATTCTGTTTGTTATAGTAAATATCTTTGGTAATAATACTTCCTATTATATAAAACCCTAACCGTTTAATAAAATTATGATTGTTGATAAAATTAGAAAGTTAATTCACTTCGGTAAGATGATGGAAATTAATCTTGCTGATGATAATGTGAAATCGTGTATTGTGGCTGTTTCTATGAATGAAAATATTCATGATAATCAATTGGGCGCAGCATTAATGTCTGCTTACCGAACACAATCTTCGTTATTTATCAGTGCACTCAGTAGTACCTCTGAGTTTAATATGGTACTTGATATTCTCAACGGTGAAGTGGGTGATTTTATAAAAACTAGCAAGGCTGAATATTAAGATGTTAGCTTAGTGATGATTGTGTCATTAATTGATGTGGTGATAATAGTTTGGGTCAAAATATGCTTCAATGACACATAATTAGTGATATTGAGCAAAGTTACTGGATAACTTCGCGGTTAATTGATAAGTTCACACCTAATGGAAACAATGTTTTATTAATGGGTGAGTATCAATGATCCGTAATCGAGTAAAGTGGTTAATACAGTTTTGCCAAGAAATGAATGTAAATATTCACAATAACAAGGCTAAAGCAAGTATTGTTGCGATATCGATGAATGATAACCTTCAAGATAGTGAATTGGGTGATTGTTTTATTCACGCATACCAAGCACCATCAAGCATCTTTATGGGTGCTCTTCAAACAACAGATGAATTTAACGCTATCCTCAATATTCTTAATGAACAGTTGTTGGAAGGCTGAAGACCCTGTTGTTGGTGGGATAGGTTGCTTTTGTGTTCCGCAAATCTTTCCCATGGCCTTTAAGTGTTATATTAAACAGTTTTTGTAGATTCTCTTGAGTTTAATGGCGTTATTTTGCTATGGTTCGATGGAATTTAAACGATGTTTTATTTGTTTTTATAATAATAAAAATTAACCATCCTATTTAACCTTTAGGTTTTATTTAACTAGGATGTATGACAGGTTATACAATGATTCAAAATAGAATAAGAAGCTTAATACAGTTATGCCGTGTGGTAGAACTAAACGTTAATGATGAAAAAGTACAAGCGTGCATCGCTGCTGTTGCGATGGATGTTAGCTTGGATGTGAACACGCAGGGAGAGGCTTTAATGAATGCGTTTCGTTCACAAACATTGCCTTTTATTAATGCGTTAAAACGTACTGAAGAATTTAGGGAAACAATTGCTGTTCTTAGCGGAGAGCTCAGCGTTAACTAACCATAGATTATTATCGATTAAAGGCAAGAACGATGAGGGGATCTCGTTCTTGCTTTTTTAACCGACCACCTTGCCTGACTTTATTTCTTGTTTAGCCTTTTGACAGCGTTGCGACAGACTCAATACTTAATGCGTCGTGTCGCCAATATTCCAAATCACAATCAATCATGCGGTCATGCTGGTCGTAATTTAAACGCTCTATGAACATTGCAGGGCTGCCTGCCGTTGCTCGTAATGCTTGGGCTGTTTCCCCTAATAGAGATGTAGTGCTGACTCGATAACGCGTTTTCGCGTACAAGGTATTGTAGTGTTCACGGTATGTGTCGGTAAGTGATGTCGTCACATCGAGTTCAAGCAAATTAGGGAAGTATTCTGGCAGTATAAAATTGGTGACTACCATAACGGGTCGCTCATCAAGAAAACGTAAACGATCAATGCGATAGACTTCCGTGAACGGAGAAACACTCAACAAAGATGCAGCCCGGCGACTTGCTGGCACTAATTTGGCGTCCAGTAATTCAGAACGTGCCACACGGCCTTGATCTGTAGCCATAGATGAAAAGTTTGTTGTTAATGTCGGGTCATAGCGAAGTGGTTCGGGTGACACAAACCAACCACGGCGATCCTCACGGTATAGCTTTCCTTCTGATTCAAGTAACGCCAAAGATTCACGTAAAGTGATCCGCGTGGTATTAAATGATTCAGCTAGCTTTCTTTCAGCAGGAAGCTTGTTTCCCGCAGTGAGTAACCCTGCGTCAATTTGCTCGTTGATCGCTTCCATGATTTTTATGTATTGCACAATTTGCCTTCTGGTTAAATGCCAATTCGATTACTCATTCTGTGATAACAAAATGTGGAGACAAAACATCGCCATACTGGTTTTGTCAGAGGCATCAATCGGATAAGCATTATGATGCCAAAGAGTGAAGCTTAATGGAATGTAAAATATAGCGTACCTATCAGCACCGCTAGTATCACATTGCTGGAAAGCCGTAGGGTGGTTGAAGAAGTGGGGTAATGGATCTCGAATGCACATATATAGGCCGATTAGAAACACTGTAAGCCATTCACTCACAGTGTTTATCTATAAACTTGAAGAGTGTATTTAGCGTTTACGCCACGCTTGGGTATGGTGATCGAGTGTTTTATTTAAACCCACATGCACCAATTTTATCACTGCTGCAGTCAATAATATCATCACAGACATCGCCGCTGCGGGACCGGTTTGCCCTGCATCGTCCATGTTAAGAACGGAAACAGAAGCAGGCATAGTATCGGTCGCATATAAGAACACAATGGCAGAGGTTGTGGTCATCGCATTAACAAATAAGTACACCGCAATCTCTAAAATCGCAGGGGCGCATACCGGTACAGTCACTTTAAAGAAGGTCTTGTACTGTGGCATTTTGATAGAGGCCGAAATAGCTTCTACCTCGGCAGGGAGCTGTTTAAGGGCTGTTAGCGCCGTCATATGACCCACAGTGTAGTAGTGAATAATGGTATTGATAACCAAAATCGCCATGGTGCCATACAGCATAGAAAACGGGTTAGCTTGGTGATTAAAGAAGAATATATAGCCCAAGCCCAGCACCAAACCTGGTACAGCCATTGGAATAATAGCGAACATTTGCAGTAAGCTACGTAATGCACCAAAGCTACGACCTTTCTCGATACAGTACGCACCTAAGA containing:
- a CDS encoding FAD-dependent oxidoreductase, with translation MKQEPLSSPNVLTRDTQTDVCIVGGGYTGLWTAINIKQQQPELDVVVIDKGLCGSGASGRNGGCMLTWSTKYLSMKKLYGEQEAIRLVQASEQAVFEIERFCQQHDIDAELRVDGTLYTSTNAAQQGGMDPVLAALDRHEINSWQQWQIDRVQQDAGSRLPCEGYYSPAAASVQPAKLVRGLKRVAEKMGVVVYENTPMEDINTDVPITITTPEADIYAGKVVLALNAWMMEKFPEFKRSVVLVSSDMAITDPIPEKLNAIGLSDGKTVVDSRIFVHYYRTTRDGRLMLGKGGNYFSFANKISKVFDQPSQYTNILRQSFNRLFPSLSQQGFAATWTGASDRSTTGLPFFGKLKQNANIYYGLGYSGNGVAQTWIGGKILSSLVLGQENKWSQCGLTTGPKGYFPPEPIRWIGAMMVRNAIRRKEAAEDENKKPFWFDKQLAKFANAAGKSDKG
- the phnR gene encoding phosphonate utilization transcriptional regulator PhnR: MQYIKIMEAINEQIDAGLLTAGNKLPAERKLAESFNTTRITLRESLALLESEGKLYREDRRGWFVSPEPLRYDPTLTTNFSSMATDQGRVARSELLDAKLVPASRRAASLLSVSPFTEVYRIDRLRFLDERPVMVVTNFILPEYFPNLLELDVTTSLTDTYREHYNTLYAKTRYRVSTTSLLGETAQALRATAGSPAMFIERLNYDQHDRMIDCDLEYWRHDALSIESVATLSKG